A single genomic interval of Lathyrus oleraceus cultivar Zhongwan6 chromosome 7, CAAS_Psat_ZW6_1.0, whole genome shotgun sequence harbors:
- the LOC127105122 gene encoding GTP-binding protein At2g22870 produces the protein MTMVLRRGAMTLTFLFQTPPPSLYLSHTSSLSIPTTTTTTTPSLLSLRHSSIPASKTLTPSLPPSEKPLLFIPPGVEPTQVNDSMILPFSNIVVGPYAGESRIKDVQFVKSSPRAKDCPKDDRPEFAILGRSNVGKSSLINSLVRKKELALTSKKPGKTQLINHFLVNKSWYLVDLPGYGFAKASESAKTDWSSFTKGYFLNRNTLVSVLLLIDASVPPQRIDFDCANWLGRNDIPITFVFTKCDKMKVAKGKRPDENIKEFQEIIKQNYKQHPPWIMTSGVTGLGRDELLLHVSQLRNYWDQ, from the exons ATGACAATGGTGCTAAGAAGAGGAGCGATGACGCTCACTTTCCTATTCCAAACCCCTCCTCCTTCTCTCTATCTCTCCCACACTTCTTCTCTCTCCATTcccacaaccaccaccaccaccacccCTTCTCTTCTCTCTCTCCGACACTCTTCAATTCCCGCTTCCAAAACCCTAACCCCTTCTCTCCCCCCTTCCGAGAAACCCCTCTTATTCATCCCACCAGGAGTTGAACCCACCCAAGTCAACGACTCCATGATTCTCCCTTTCTCTAACATCGTCGTCGGACCCTACGCCGGCGAATCTCGAATCAAGGATGTCCAATTCGTTAAGAGTAGTCCCCGGGCAAAAGATTGCCCTAAAGATGACCGACCTGAATTCGCCATTCTTGGTCGTTCTAATGTTGGGAAGTCTTCTCTTATCAATTCTCTTGTTCGTAAGAAAGAACTCGCCCTCACTTCTAAGAAACcag GGAAGACACAGCTTATCAATCACTTCTTGGTCAACAAGAGCTGGTACCTTGTGGATTTACCTGGTTATGG CTTTGCTAAAGCATCTGAATCAGCTAAAACAGACTGGTCTTCGTTTACAAAAGGTTACTTTTTAAATAGAAATACGCTAGTATCTGTCTTGCTTCTCATTGATGCAAGCGTTCCGCCTCAAAGGATTGACTTCGATTGTGCAAATTGGCTTGGACGCAACGAT ATACCAATTACCTTTGTTTTCACTAAATGTGACAAAATGAAGGTGGCGAAGGGAAAGCGGCCTGATGAAAACATAAAAGAATTTCAAGAGATAATAAAACAAAACTACAAACAACATCCCCCGTGGATTATGACCAGCGGTGTCACTGGATTGGGCAGAGATGAGCTTCTCTTGCATGTATCTCAGCTAAGAAACTACTGGGATCAATAG